One region of Thiomonas intermedia genomic DNA includes:
- a CDS encoding amino acid ABC transporter permease: MRPDDIQAIPARHPGRWIAAAAVFVLLVATAYSFTTNPRFEWSVVGEYFFSVRVLHGLLLTLELTVISMAIGVVLGILLAVMRLSHNPLVAGASWFYIWLFRGTPVLVQILFWFNITALYPNIGIGSWSFDANNLITPFIAAILALGLNEGAYMAEIVRAGILSVDEGQSEAGAALGMSRLQIMRRVVLPQAMRVIVPPTGNEAISMLKTTSLVSVIAVSDLLYSAQLIYSVNYRTIPLLLVASIWYLMVTTLLSIGQYYIERHFGRSATRNSPRTPLQLLRAWVARWRAAA, encoded by the coding sequence ATGCGACCTGACGACATCCAAGCCATCCCCGCGCGACATCCCGGCCGCTGGATCGCCGCCGCCGCCGTTTTTGTTCTGCTGGTGGCCACGGCTTACTCCTTCACCACCAACCCGCGATTCGAATGGTCGGTCGTCGGTGAATATTTCTTCTCCGTGCGTGTGCTGCACGGTTTGCTGCTGACGCTCGAACTCACCGTGATTTCGATGGCCATCGGCGTGGTTCTGGGCATCCTGCTGGCCGTGATGCGGCTGTCGCACAACCCCCTGGTGGCCGGCGCCAGCTGGTTCTACATCTGGCTGTTCCGTGGCACTCCCGTGCTGGTGCAGATTCTGTTCTGGTTCAACATCACGGCGCTCTACCCCAACATCGGCATCGGCTCCTGGAGCTTCGATGCCAACAATCTGATCACCCCCTTCATCGCCGCCATCCTGGCGCTGGGCCTCAACGAAGGCGCTTATATGGCCGAGATCGTGCGTGCCGGCATTCTGTCGGTGGACGAAGGCCAGAGCGAGGCCGGGGCCGCCCTGGGCATGTCGCGGCTGCAGATCATGCGGCGCGTGGTGCTGCCGCAGGCCATGCGGGTCATCGTGCCGCCCACCGGCAATGAGGCGATTTCGATGCTCAAGACCACCTCGCTGGTCAGCGTCATCGCCGTGAGCGATCTACTGTATTCGGCGCAGCTCATCTACTCGGTGAATTACCGCACCATCCCGCTGCTGCTGGTCGCCAGCATCTGGTATCTGATGGTGACCACCCTGCTGTCGATCGGCCAGTACTACATCGAACGGCATTTCGGCCGCAGCGCCACCCGCAACTCGCCCCGCACGCCACTGCAGCTGCTGCGCGCCTGGGTTGCCCGCTGGAGGGCCGCAGCATGA
- a CDS encoding amino acid ABC transporter ATP-binding protein gives MSQVMVKAEGVHKRFGALEVLKGVSLEVQRGEVVCLLGASGSGKSTFLRCINHLEQIDSGRLWVDGELVGYRQVGDRLHELREHEVCRHRAEVGMVFQRFNLFGHMTALQNIIEAPVHVRKTPKSQALARAHELLTRVGLADRGDAYPNQLSGGQQQRIAIARALAMGPKLMLFDEPTSALDPELVGEVLDVMKSLARDGMTMVVVTHEMGFAREVADRVVMMHQGTIIESAPPEQFFGAPQHERTRQFLSKIL, from the coding sequence ATGAGCCAGGTCATGGTCAAGGCCGAGGGCGTGCACAAGCGTTTTGGCGCCCTCGAAGTGCTCAAGGGGGTGTCGCTCGAGGTGCAGCGCGGCGAGGTGGTCTGTCTGCTGGGTGCTTCGGGCTCGGGAAAATCCACTTTTCTTCGCTGCATCAACCACCTGGAGCAGATCGACTCGGGGCGGCTGTGGGTGGACGGTGAGCTAGTCGGCTACCGTCAGGTGGGCGACCGCCTGCACGAACTGCGCGAGCACGAAGTCTGCCGCCACCGCGCCGAAGTCGGCATGGTGTTCCAGCGATTCAATCTATTCGGTCACATGACGGCGCTGCAGAACATCATTGAAGCCCCCGTCCACGTGCGCAAGACGCCCAAATCGCAGGCTCTGGCCCGCGCCCACGAACTGCTGACGCGCGTGGGCCTGGCGGATCGGGGCGATGCCTATCCCAATCAGCTCTCGGGTGGACAGCAGCAGCGCATCGCCATTGCCCGCGCCCTGGCCATGGGGCCGAAACTGATGCTGTTCGACGAGCCCACGTCGGCGCTGGACCCTGAACTGGTCGGCGAAGTGCTCGACGTCATGAAGTCGCTCGCGCGCGATGGCATGACCATGGTGGTCGTCACCCACGAGATGGGCTTCGCCCGCGAGGTGGCCGATCGGGTGGTGATGATGCATCAGGGAACCATCATCGAATCGGCGCCGCCCGAGCAGTTCTTCGGCGCGCCGCAGCACGAGCGCACGCGGCAGTTCCTGTCCAAGATCCTCTGA